A window from Hemicordylus capensis ecotype Gifberg chromosome 2, rHemCap1.1.pri, whole genome shotgun sequence encodes these proteins:
- the SMIM3 gene encoding small integral membrane protein 3: protein MGVVEDLMPTQFPLPKHVLDVWVIVMIILVTIVVMTSLVLCPAIVVIIYRVRTHPIHNGVV from the coding sequence ATGGGTGTTGTAGAAGATTTAATGCCCACACAATTTCCCCTTCCAAAGCACGTCTTGGATGTATGGGTTATTGTAATGATCATCCTGGTCACCATCGTCGTTATGACATCCTTGGTATTATGCCCAGCAATCGTTGTGATCATATATAGAGTCAGGACACACCCTATACATAATGGAGTTGTGTGA